From Paenibacillus sp. PK3_47, the proteins below share one genomic window:
- a CDS encoding glycoside hydrolase 43 family protein — protein MNTITIHNPVIWGDVPDPSVIRVGDSYYMISTSMHSMPGCPVMKSKNLMNWEMVSYVFDSFEDNDAHKLLNGKAIYSSGSWATSLRYHEGVYYVCFSSNDMQQFYVYQTGDIENGPWERFVIPGLHHDPSLLFDEGRVFVIHGNGSIRITELTADARAHKEGGLDELLFETETEGIGLRCEGCHAYRMNGYYYLFFIEWPSSGNRRRRQIVYRSAELLGPYERRIVLDDDMGYQNNGIAQGGIVDSAAGDWFAVLFQDHGAVGRIPCIVPVHWEEEWPVFGVDGKVPEQFEAALPAEDVQPLVISDGFEYDGNRLALNWQWNHVPDPDLWSVTEQPGRLRLRTGALSQSVEYARNTLTQRTEGPSCSASVLLDLSGLRPGDRSGMVALQHHFGAVGIWMDDSGARFVVMSVNGEGGQEMPVERTPYEHSIIHLKMEFDFAGSRDIAGFLYSADGENWHTIGRPLQMKYTLDHFMGYRIGLYCYATIKNGGYADFDDFRYSKTF, from the coding sequence ATGAATACGATTACCATTCATAATCCGGTCATTTGGGGTGATGTTCCCGATCCAAGCGTCATCCGGGTGGGCGATAGCTATTACATGATCAGTACAAGCATGCACTCGATGCCCGGGTGTCCGGTCATGAAATCGAAAAACCTGATGAACTGGGAAATGGTGAGCTATGTGTTTGACAGCTTCGAAGACAACGATGCCCATAAGCTGCTGAACGGCAAGGCTATTTACAGTAGCGGATCGTGGGCGACCAGCCTGCGTTATCACGAAGGCGTTTATTATGTCTGCTTCTCCAGCAATGACATGCAGCAGTTTTATGTATACCAGACGGGGGATATCGAGAACGGCCCCTGGGAGCGGTTTGTGATTCCGGGCCTGCACCATGATCCCAGCCTGCTTTTTGATGAAGGGCGGGTGTTCGTCATTCACGGCAACGGCAGCATCCGGATTACTGAACTGACGGCGGATGCCCGCGCCCATAAAGAGGGAGGCCTTGATGAGCTGCTCTTTGAGACGGAAACCGAGGGTATCGGCCTGCGCTGTGAGGGCTGTCATGCTTACCGGATGAACGGCTATTATTATCTGTTCTTTATAGAATGGCCGAGTAGCGGCAACCGGCGGCGCAGGCAAATTGTCTACCGCTCGGCTGAACTGCTGGGTCCCTACGAGCGGCGGATTGTGCTGGACGACGATATGGGGTATCAGAATAATGGCATTGCTCAGGGCGGTATTGTCGATTCAGCGGCTGGAGACTGGTTCGCTGTGCTGTTCCAGGACCATGGCGCTGTCGGCCGGATTCCGTGTATCGTTCCGGTGCACTGGGAGGAGGAATGGCCGGTATTCGGTGTGGATGGCAAGGTTCCGGAACAATTTGAGGCGGCTCTGCCGGCGGAAGATGTCCAGCCGCTGGTAATCAGCGACGGCTTTGAATATGACGGAAACAGGCTGGCTTTGAACTGGCAGTGGAATCATGTGCCGGACCCTGACCTTTGGTCTGTCACCGAACAGCCGGGAAGGCTGCGCCTGCGGACAGGAGCCCTGTCGCAGAGTGTGGAGTATGCCCGCAATACGCTGACACAGCGCACGGAAGGACCCTCATGCAGCGCTTCGGTGCTGCTGGACCTGTCGGGGCTCCGTCCGGGCGACCGTTCGGGTATGGTTGCCCTGCAGCATCATTTTGGCGCAGTCGGTATCTGGATGGATGATAGCGGAGCGCGCTTCGTGGTCATGAGCGTGAACGGAGAAGGCGGTCAGGAGATGCCTGTTGAACGTACGCCTTATGAGCACAGCATAATTCACCTGAAGATGGAGTTTGATTTTGCCGGGAGCCGTGACATCGCGGGCTTTCTCTATTCCGCTGACGGGGAGAACTGGCATACCATCGGCCGTCCGCTGCAGATGAAATATACACTCGATCATTTCATGGGCTACCGGATCGGCCTGTATTGCTATGCCACCATCAAAAATGGCGGATATGCTGACTTTGACGATTTTCGCTACAGCAAGACCTTTTAA
- a CDS encoding ABC transporter ATP-binding protein, protein MRLQNDEGKAVAPVLTEKQPEDSEIILQASGIKRVFGRGGTAVTALSDIHLSVPRGAVVALKGRSGSGKTTLLNILSTLDDPTEGSVHFEGKEITGLSARARNELRRRDIGLVFQAYGLVPLMTALENVEFGLRIAGSSKAGREEAEWALERVGMKERMKHRPPELSGGEQQRVAVARAIVHKPKLLIADEPTAELDSRMGLQVIRLFRELVNGSGMTILLTTHDPDIMELVDHVIALEDGKIVSQTIKGSPVT, encoded by the coding sequence ATGCGGTTACAAAATGATGAAGGAAAGGCGGTGGCGCCTGTGCTGACGGAGAAGCAGCCGGAAGACAGTGAAATCATATTGCAGGCATCCGGGATCAAGCGTGTATTTGGCAGGGGAGGAACCGCGGTGACAGCCTTGTCGGATATCCATCTGTCCGTTCCCCGGGGGGCTGTTGTCGCGCTGAAAGGAAGGTCGGGCTCGGGGAAAACCACACTGCTTAATATTCTCAGTACACTGGACGATCCGACGGAGGGCTCGGTGCACTTCGAAGGAAAAGAGATCACCGGATTATCCGCCAGAGCGCGCAACGAGCTGAGGCGCAGGGATATCGGGCTGGTTTTTCAGGCCTACGGACTGGTTCCCCTGATGACCGCGCTTGAGAACGTCGAGTTTGGCTTACGGATTGCCGGCTCCTCCAAGGCCGGCCGTGAAGAGGCGGAATGGGCGCTGGAACGGGTGGGAATGAAGGAGCGGATGAAGCACCGTCCGCCGGAATTGTCGGGAGGAGAGCAGCAGCGGGTTGCCGTTGCAAGGGCCATCGTGCACAAGCCCAAGCTGCTGATTGCAGACGAGCCGACCGCCGAGCTTGACAGCCGTATGGGGCTGCAGGTCATCAGGCTGTTCAGGGAGCTGGTCAACGGCTCCGGAATGACCATTCTGCTGACTACACACGATCCGGACATTATGGAGCTGGTAGACCATGTCATTGCATTGGAGGATGGAAAAATTGTCTCACAAACAATTAAGGGTTCTCCCGTTACGTAG
- a CDS encoding efflux RND transporter periplasmic adaptor subunit — protein sequence MEKLSHKQLRVLPLRRIRLRIAGTSLLLLLALSGLAGCSLLPAEQELQPPLVQPVQQEYDMEEVVTGDIQTFLKGTATFASGHVEALSFKESGGVLKGIPVELGQSVKAGELLAELETGDLELQISLQRLNVERAQLLYKQAKASGAAATDLRLRQIDYERETISLGHMENKLAKARLYSPIDGTVTYIQTLNTGDYINAYQSVVTVSDPSSLQLTYVAGDAGDLLPVETGMPVSLKYKGKDYSGKVLQSPASAPATGNQETVDRNAVTLIVDMDNKPGDIQVGDVAELTIELQKRENVLILPRAAIRAYMGRYYVQVLDGERRKELDIEVGLMTPTEAEIAKGLQKGQKVILNN from the coding sequence ATGGAAAAATTGTCTCACAAACAATTAAGGGTTCTCCCGTTACGTAGGATACGGCTGCGTATTGCCGGAACTTCTCTGCTGCTGCTGCTGGCTTTGTCCGGGCTTGCAGGCTGTTCACTGCTTCCCGCTGAACAGGAGCTGCAGCCGCCGCTCGTGCAGCCGGTGCAGCAGGAGTATGACATGGAAGAGGTGGTTACCGGGGATATCCAGACCTTCCTGAAGGGAACAGCCACCTTTGCTTCCGGTCATGTGGAGGCTTTATCGTTCAAGGAGTCGGGAGGTGTTCTTAAGGGAATCCCCGTAGAACTGGGCCAGAGCGTGAAGGCAGGCGAGCTTCTGGCCGAACTGGAGACAGGGGATCTTGAACTGCAGATTTCTCTGCAGCGGCTCAATGTGGAACGCGCGCAGCTGCTGTATAAGCAGGCCAAGGCGTCAGGGGCAGCTGCGACTGATCTGCGCCTGCGGCAAATTGATTATGAGCGGGAGACGATTTCACTCGGCCATATGGAGAACAAGCTGGCCAAAGCGCGCTTATATTCGCCGATTGACGGCACTGTAACGTACATTCAGACGTTGAACACCGGCGACTATATCAATGCCTACCAGTCTGTCGTAACCGTCTCCGATCCTTCCAGTCTTCAGCTCACCTATGTGGCAGGCGATGCGGGCGATTTGCTGCCGGTGGAGACCGGCATGCCGGTAAGCCTGAAATACAAAGGCAAGGACTACAGCGGCAAAGTTCTGCAATCGCCTGCAAGCGCTCCGGCGACGGGGAATCAGGAGACAGTCGACCGCAATGCGGTGACGCTGATCGTCGATATGGATAACAAACCGGGAGATATCCAGGTGGGAGACGTCGCCGAGCTGACCATTGAACTTCAGAAGCGGGAAAACGTTCTGATCCTTCCGCGCGCGGCAATCCGCGCCTATATGGGCCGTTACTATGTACAGGTGCTCGACGGAGAACGGCGCAAGGAGCTGGACATAGAGGTGGGGCTTATGACTCCGACAGAGGCTGAAATCGCGAAGGGACTCCAGAAGGGCCAGAAAGTCATTTTGAACAATTAA
- a CDS encoding ABC transporter permease, with the protein MALWTIILRKMAANKWLQLNLLLGLTVCVALFSSMPLYSGAILQRTLQKELQQLQGQKNVYPGFIRIATSNSAETMDEKTAEAIKKADQFVQSIPGRAGLPALSFYQQRFTQKFKVYGSDASEMEQRTQKSAGAVKALSDMEQRVRLLAGRMPVDRTDGVMEALVTDSFLLKVKRDLGQELTAEVSEQTRLRIIPVGIMAADPAADPYLSYTAETDSDGFIIPFGQFEREFTAGGKARVSDLEWRYALDYRALKVEQIDQFVQADKDIRRYFKGRIGAAEINVPANETILSYQGKAEKLDVMLLSLYSPVMIMLAFYLYMTANLIIERQKNDIAVLRSRGASRWQIMTAYLLENLLLGFFALTAGPFIGVQFTKALGAANGFLEFVNRSPLEVALSGEAYRIAAAAVGAAILLILIPAFLATRISIVSQKRESARLGKLTFWHKTGLDIILIGIAVYLLRGFNNRQEDLRKLALDSSAFQVDPLLFLMPALFTLGAGLLVLRLYPWFIRLVFWLGRRFWSPALYHTLIQISRSSGQYLTLMLFLIMTVATGLFSAGAARTINDNMESQIRYSAGADFTLQTRWESDAPVAVSEASAAREAAAPGDSGSTKKRVQYTEPPFPPYRELAGVEAAAKVFRKENARFTAGQKGVSGKTALYGIDTLDFGRTAWMKPGLLDYHINSYLNLMASDSNAVLVSRSLAEAAKIKPGDSVSVSWDGLDQVPFTVYGIIDYWPGWSPLPAGGEAGADPDAGQPKLIVGHLSSIQNRLAVEPYETWLKLDSPEAGKGVYQELTAMKLPVTRYRDATQELVLSQNDSFRLAINGIMTLGFVISIMISFFGFLVFWILTLSGRTLQYGVLRAMGISFPQLIGMLISEQLLTSGAAVLIGAGIGSMSSRLFVPLFQMSFAASEQMPPFELVSRLSDYLQLYGILGTMLIACMLILGHRLSKIRIAQALKLGEE; encoded by the coding sequence ATGGCTTTATGGACAATAATTCTCCGCAAAATGGCGGCAAACAAGTGGCTGCAGTTAAATCTGCTGTTGGGGCTGACGGTCTGTGTGGCACTGTTCAGCTCCATGCCGTTATATTCGGGCGCCATTCTGCAGCGGACGCTGCAGAAGGAGCTTCAGCAGTTGCAGGGGCAAAAAAACGTATATCCGGGATTCATCCGGATCGCCACGTCCAATTCTGCGGAAACAATGGATGAAAAAACAGCCGAAGCCATTAAAAAGGCCGATCAGTTCGTGCAATCCATACCGGGCCGGGCAGGGCTGCCGGCGCTGTCCTTTTACCAGCAGCGGTTCACCCAGAAGTTCAAGGTGTACGGCTCTGATGCTTCCGAAATGGAGCAAAGGACCCAAAAGTCTGCCGGAGCGGTAAAAGCCTTGTCAGATATGGAGCAGCGGGTGCGCTTGCTGGCAGGCCGTATGCCGGTGGACCGCACAGATGGGGTCATGGAGGCTCTGGTGACGGACAGCTTCCTTCTGAAGGTCAAACGCGACCTCGGCCAGGAACTTACTGCCGAAGTATCAGAGCAGACCAGGCTCCGCATTATTCCAGTAGGCATTATGGCAGCCGATCCGGCAGCCGATCCCTACCTGTCTTATACAGCCGAAACCGACAGTGACGGGTTTATCATTCCTTTCGGGCAGTTTGAACGGGAATTTACCGCCGGCGGCAAAGCCAGAGTGTCGGATCTGGAATGGAGGTATGCTTTGGATTACAGGGCGCTCAAGGTTGAACAGATAGATCAGTTTGTGCAGGCGGATAAAGATATCCGCCGGTATTTCAAAGGCCGGATCGGCGCGGCCGAGATCAATGTTCCGGCGAACGAAACGATCCTGTCGTACCAGGGAAAAGCAGAGAAGCTGGATGTAATGCTTCTTTCACTTTACTCCCCGGTCATGATCATGCTTGCGTTCTATCTGTACATGACTGCCAATCTCATTATCGAACGGCAAAAAAATGATATTGCGGTACTCCGCAGCCGCGGGGCAAGCCGGTGGCAGATTATGACGGCTTATCTGCTGGAGAATCTGCTTCTGGGCTTCTTTGCGTTAACAGCCGGACCATTTATCGGTGTTCAATTCACCAAGGCACTGGGTGCGGCGAACGGGTTTCTGGAATTTGTGAACCGGTCTCCTCTGGAGGTCGCATTGTCCGGTGAAGCCTACCGGATTGCAGCAGCTGCGGTGGGTGCCGCTATTCTGCTCATTCTGATCCCCGCCTTTCTTGCAACACGTATCAGCATCGTCAGCCAGAAACGCGAGTCCGCGCGGCTGGGCAAACTGACATTCTGGCACAAGACCGGTCTGGATATCATATTAATCGGCATTGCTGTATATCTGCTGCGGGGGTTCAATAACCGGCAGGAGGATCTGCGTAAGCTGGCGCTGGATTCAAGCGCATTTCAGGTTGATCCGCTTCTGTTTCTCATGCCGGCTTTGTTTACGCTGGGCGCCGGGCTGCTGGTGCTTCGTCTCTATCCGTGGTTTATCCGGTTAGTCTTCTGGCTGGGCCGCCGCTTCTGGTCACCGGCGCTGTATCATACGCTGATTCAGATCAGCCGGTCGTCCGGACAATATTTGACGCTGATGCTGTTCCTGATCATGACAGTCGCCACCGGCCTGTTCAGTGCAGGGGCGGCCCGTACAATCAATGACAATATGGAGAGCCAGATCCGTTATTCTGCAGGCGCCGATTTTACACTGCAGACGCGCTGGGAAAGCGATGCGCCGGTTGCAGTCTCTGAAGCTTCTGCTGCCCGGGAGGCGGCAGCCCCCGGGGATAGCGGCAGTACAAAGAAGCGCGTGCAATATACGGAGCCGCCCTTCCCGCCTTACCGGGAACTGGCGGGTGTAGAAGCGGCTGCTAAGGTCTTCCGCAAAGAGAACGCCCGGTTTACCGCAGGCCAGAAGGGTGTGTCAGGAAAAACGGCATTGTACGGGATCGATACCCTGGATTTCGGCCGGACTGCCTGGATGAAGCCGGGACTCCTCGACTATCACATCAACAGCTATCTGAACCTGATGGCATCGGATTCCAATGCCGTGCTGGTCTCCCGTTCCCTCGCTGAAGCTGCCAAGATAAAGCCTGGTGACAGTGTCTCTGTATCATGGGACGGCCTGGATCAGGTGCCGTTTACCGTCTATGGCATTATCGACTATTGGCCGGGATGGAGTCCGCTGCCCGCCGGTGGAGAAGCCGGGGCTGACCCGGATGCAGGCCAGCCGAAGCTGATTGTCGGTCATCTAAGCTCTATCCAGAACCGGCTAGCCGTAGAGCCTTACGAGACCTGGCTGAAGCTGGACAGTCCCGAGGCGGGCAAAGGGGTGTATCAGGAGCTGACGGCAATGAAGCTGCCTGTCACCCGTTACCGCGACGCTACACAGGAGCTGGTGTTGTCGCAGAATGATTCGTTCCGCCTCGCCATCAACGGGATTATGACGCTCGGCTTTGTCATTTCCATTATGATCAGCTTCTTCGGATTTTTAGTGTTCTGGATTTTGACCTTGTCCGGAAGAACACTGCAGTACGGAGTGCTGCGGGCGATGGGCATCTCCTTTCCGCAGCTCATTGGCATGCTGATCAGCGAACAGCTCTTAACCTCCGGGGCTGCTGTACTCATCGGCGCCGGCATCGGCAGTATGAGCAGCAGGCTGTTTGTGCCCCTGTTCCAGATGTCGTTTGCCGCCAGCGAACAAATGCCGCCGTTTGAACTGGTAAGCCGT